The genomic interval GCATCAGGACTTCCCTGGCCTTGCCGGCGGCGACGAGTTCGTCGCGGCTGAACCAGCGGGCTTCGGTGATTTCTTCGGCGTCGATACGCAGGGTGGGGTCGCAGGTGTGGGCGCGGAAGCCGAGCATCAGCGAGGAGGGGAAGGGCCAGGGCTGGCTGCCCTCGTAGCTGACGTCGTCGATGACGACGCCCACCTCCTCGTAGACCTCGCGGATGACGGCGGCCTCCAGGGATTCACCTGGTTCGACGAAGCCGGCCAGGGTGGAGAACCGGCCGGGCGGCCAGGCGGGGTTGTGCCCGAACAGCGCGCGGTCGTCGTCGTCGACGACGAGCATGATCACCGCGGGGTCGTAACGCGGGAAGTGCTGGGACCCACAGTTCGGGCACTGCCGGACATGCCCGGCGGCAGCGATAACGGTGGGCGACCCGCACACCGCACAGAAGCCGTGCTTGACGTGCCAGTTGGCCAAGCCCAGCGCGTGGACATAAAGCCCGGCCGCGGTCGGGCCGAGCGAGGAACTGATGTCTCGCAGCCCCACCGCGCGTTCCCCCTCGGCGGGTTCCCACGGGCCATCGGCCGCGAAGTACGGGGACCCGTCGGCATCGAGGCCGAGGAAGTAGCGCGCGGCCGCCGGATTAACCTGACTTGCCGTCAGATACGCCAGCTCCTTGCCGTCCGAGCCGAACGCGGCCAAGCCGCCGTGCACCCGGATCACCTTGGCGCGTGGGTCGTCCCAGGCCGCGGCCAGCGCCGCCGGGTCCAGCCGTAGGTGCGCGGCACGGTCG from Sporichthyaceae bacterium carries:
- the nudC gene encoding NAD(+) diphosphatase — encoded protein: MTTPGWVQEPMMLSRSTHDRAAHLRLDPAALAAAWDDPRAKVIRVHGGLAAFGSDGKELAYLTASQVNPAAARYFLGLDADGSPYFAADGPWEPAEGERAVGLRDISSSLGPTAAGLYVHALGLANWHVKHGFCAVCGSPTVIAAAGHVRQCPNCGSQHFPRYDPAVIMLVVDDDDRALFGHNPAWPPGRFSTLAGFVEPGESLEAAVIREVYEEVGVVIDDVSYEGSQPWPFPSSLMLGFRAHTCDPTLRIDAEEITEARWFSRDELVAAGKAREVLMPGSISIARWLVERWFGKPLPADNHW